A window of Triplophysa dalaica isolate WHDGS20190420 chromosome 12, ASM1584641v1, whole genome shotgun sequence genomic DNA:
gccaaaacaaatgaatgaagtCTTCTTCGTCAGATTGACCAATACTGAGCTTCACTTCAATGTCTGACTTATATAACCTGAGAAAGGCTTTAGTCGGGTAACATTTATGAATCAGTTCAGGACAGGCtgattttgtattgtttgaccAATTCCTGGTTTGGGAATCGAAAGAATCGATCCAAAGCTGTTGTTTTTCGATTCCTGCTCAATTGATTGTTTTACTACAGATTTGTATTCAATAAATTATCTAAGCTGTCAGTTTGTATTGTTCCGTTTATTATAAACTCTTGACTGATAAATAAAACCTTAACCAAATATGTCAATCTTGTCCTGCAATACCAACgcatcattaataatctaatttaCTAGCTGTTTACAAGAAGTACATGCCAAATTACTATAAATCCtaactatttaaaacaatattcagCAGTGTACACAAAAATAGGAGATAGACAGATCAATGATCAGTCAATTTAAACTCTAAAATAAAATGGCCttcatttatccatttgtaGAACGTTAATGTCCTTTTTAAGTTACctgtctatttatgtgatgacctGCACTTGTACTACAACTCTTTGGCCTTAGCTATACAACTTTAAACCTCTTTAGCACCGGTGCTGTGTGTAAAAATAGCTAACTGACAGCCCtgaaagattttatttatttatataatttgcaGTATATTCTTGTTGCGACAGTGTTTTACAGTTtgcaacatatattttaaactgttcCTCCGATATGAAAGCTAAACAGCATAAGATATGCAATCTGATACAAGTCATGTTGTCTAAACATTTATCAATACATTCTGTATGATTCATCATTAACTCTTGTTGGAAGGCATGCACAGTATAAGTTGTAGCCAGTATTTAATTCTGAGCTTACTGCATGTCTGTACCTCTCTGACTCCACTCGATCTCTAACATGCATTAAATGAGCTCTGGTCATCACATTAAACTCTTGTATAATGTTAATTATCACCGTCTTCACTTCTAACTGTCCCCACAGGACTCAGCAGCCTACAAAATACAACCAGTCACACCTGTTCAGAATCACTTCATGAAGACCAAACCACATAtctttaattcttcaaaatactgGCCTGCAAGGATTACTTTTTAAAGTAGTCTGTAGTCAGaaacaatgacagaaaattatgttttttttacacagaCAGATGTATCAATTATAactaaatgtatatactttcaaaaacgtttttgtcacaacaaagaaaatgtttaactaACTTAGTAATGAATACACATCTGTGAAAACTAAAGAAACAGAGAGATGCCCTTAAACGTAGGGTATGTACATTTAAAACGTGTTAATGGCGTATTATGTGAACAATTACAGATAATATTACTTATGTGACATGATGTCCGTCACACATTAATTCATTGataaagcatgtgtgtttaatatGTGATACAAAACGTATGTTCCCGCCTCCAAACCTTTACGTCACCTGTGCGTCCAAACACCTGTCGGATTTTTTCCTGCACGTGCACCGCCATCTAGTGGACACAACCCGGCCTACATCAAACACACgcgatacatttttaattgataaagaaaagacacaaaaacaaacaccacGGAAATACTCAGGTAGTAATACTCAAATAGACTCAGGTAATATATACAATCTTATTTAAAAATCCAATTAAACCTAGTTTCTTATCcttcaaaaaatctttcacCGAAACTGGCATTGCAGGATGTCAACAAATTAGATGGTGCACGTCACGTGACgtatttaatattcataagGAGACTCTTCCGGTATTTGCAGTGCGCATGCGCGCTGTGGCTTTACAGTTCAAAACAATGGCGGCAGACGGTTTCAGCATAACAGAGCAGTGGATCAGAGACAGACTAAACCTACAGCACATATGTCTAGGTAAAACATGTAAAGTACACGAATATGAACATTAATAAGACATAtacaaatatgttaaaataaagtgtgtgtgtgagagcgagagagtttaTAATTCTCATATATAATTACTTTAATTCTTTTGGTCGTGAATCACTTTATATGACTATATGATCAGTGATGTGCCATGTACATTTAATGCAGCGGATGTGCGATCATTGTCTCTTCCGGGATCTTATGAAGGGAAGATCTGTCATGTGGGATCAGCTCTGAAGAACTTTGTGCGTCTGAAAACACTGGATCTATCCCATAATGCCCTCATCACTGTGAAGGTTAATCAATAGCATCAatacttttttatgttatgaTTGTACTGGTTCATGGATAATCATTCAAGATGCGTTATGTTATTTTGATTATATATAAGGTATGGGGAATGATCCCTATacttaataaatacattgcaaTATTTGATCCAATTTGGTATCTgaggtgttttgttttttcaagtaCACTTTTgaacaaatctttattttaaaacaatcttCTGATGTGTAGGGGATTGAGCATCTGGAGTTGCTTGAGAATCTAAATCTGTATTACAACAGACTGGAGTCTCTACAGGACGTCTTTTCACTTCACAAACTGCAGAATCTGAGGGATTTGGATCTGAGATTGAATCCTGTGGTCAGGAGACACCCTCACTATCGCTTGTACTTCATTCACACTATCACAAAACTCCGCAAACTGGGTACATCGTCTCTCTCCGACTCTGTTGTGTTGGTGTAAtgtgttattgatgttttttcatGTCATTTACAGATGATTGTCCAGTTCGAGATCGAGAAAGGAAGGCGGCTCTCTTGCATTTCTCATCAGAGAATAATCTGGACCAAATTCACAAGAAACAAGTTTTAACACAAGAAGCAAACTGCAGGTGACGACAAACAGTAGCATTGTGTCTCGCTGACCTCACTACAGGTATATTACAGGTATATTTTCAGATTTCATTGTTTCACAGAAGCAGCAGCGAGCTCAGAATAAAAGCAGTGGAGCGGATGATGAAGACCATCTCGCTTCACGAGGGCAACGAAGAAACTGCTCTCAATGAAGTTTACAAACATCAAACTCTCTCCCCTGAAATCTCACAGGGTAAGCAACACACGACTGCAGGATATGAACACACTTTCACACTTTTTACCAAAATAATTTTCTCTAAATGAACATTGCGGATTGCAAAATTGTTCTTTGTTTATCTCCTTCGTGTAATAAATCGTCTTTATTATGTATAACACTATCAGGGCCTCGTGTTCACGCTCAACAAGGCGCTCAAAGAGTGACTTTCACGAGTCAGGTCGCTGAAAGATGTGATGCGGTGAAGACTCGCTGTACAGTGAGAGGGGAGAGCGTCTTCACTCCTCACCCGTCCGACACACGCTCTGATCACCACGGTACTTCTCACACCATCTCGTTCATGACCCGCTCATCCATCCTTCAGTTTCTGTTGTTGTCTCAGACACGCATACAAATAACGCTTATTGGTCACTTTGTGTCGCAGAGGAGGAACACGAAAGTCTTAAAATGCGAAACCAAACAGAAAACagtccaaatccagtgttaaacCCACCCAGATTAACCTACAGGACACAGCTGCATCCCCCAGCGGCATCAGAGAGAAAACCACGCAGGGTCTGCGATGTTCACTTCCATTCTGATTCATTTGTCTTGTAATTGACTGTTTCTTCGTCATGTAAAACTGATCATAGAATGTGTCTCGTGTGGTCAGGGAGCGTACAGAAAACCCATGGAGCTTCTGCTCGGCGTGATGGAGGAGCACTGGTCCGGGAAGAAGGAGAATCACCACGAGCAGACGTTCCTCAGTAAGTGTGCTCGTTCTCCAGAACGGACCAAAACCTTCGGTATACTGACTGATGGCGTCTGTCCTGTCTGATGTTCAGTGAATACGGTTCAGATCCTCACCATGATGGAGAATGACGTTGCAGACGGAGAGCAGGAGATCCAGACTCTTAAAGAAATGCTCAAGACTTTAAACTCTGAGGCTGAACTACAGAAGGAACAACGTCGGGAAGAGATCGAAACATTGAAACTTCAGCTTCAACAGGCTCAAGAATCTATTGTAAGATTGTTATCGTACTCAAAGGAGTCTGACGCAAGTGTTGAAATCAAACATGAAAGATCATTTATTTGGTTTCAGGAGTCTGTGAATGGTCAACTGAAGACCCTGCTGGAGGAGAACGTGGCCTTACAGAAACAGCTCATCAGGAGCGAAGAGAAGCTTCTCACCTCACGACTAAAGAAACGGACGGACGTGAAGGACAGAGGTGAGTAAAGTTCAACAGACAGTGTTGTTTATCACACACGACTGATCTGATGGTGATTGTGTTGCCGGAGTCTCAGGTGAGTCGTGTGAATCTGAGGACCTCAACAGACGGAGAGCTAAGGAACATCAGATCCGGTCACAAGAAAACTACAAGTATGTGTCACCATAAGCCATCTCATAAAGTTCTGCTATAGACATCACGTGTGTGCTGTCAAACCCACCTGTGGATGACGGTTTTTGTGTTGATGTCTCTCCAGGTCTATGATTGCCAGAAATGAATGTTTGCTTCAACAGCTGGAAGAGGCTCTGATGTGCTGAAGATGACGTCTTATACGTGCTTAAAGAATGAGATTTTTAtatcaattattaaaatgtctttaaatagaCAGTGAACAGGGGGTCACATAGCATTAAAGCATCATTCTCATCTTTATTTCCACATCTGAGCATTCAACGTTTTACTTGAactacacacaaatatattgatttttacGATTCCTGTCACAGTATCACGATTTCACTTCAGGATTTCTGTGGACAAACAAATtttcaaaaaagattttattgcaatatctatttaatgtttttatttatttacaagcaATGCTATCAGTCACATtcgtttctatttttattttgcgttttctctttttttggccAATAAATCAAACcgaaaatatgttaaataatttaaaacagatgCTGTATCATATGTGaagtattaacacaatatttatcattatggtttttaatatcatgGTTATGGTCAATATTGTGATACCTCTATTCTCTTTATCTCTACATACAGTTCTATTAAATTTATTGAGAGGCGaatttgttttgtcaaatacattaaaacaacataaatgagtgagtaaaataaagaataaacattaggcctgtcaaatgattaattgcatccagaataaggtttgtgtttacataatgtatgtctgtgtgcattttcatttggtatttataaacatatatgtatatatttaagaagaatattattattattggtaaatataatatgtgtaaatataaccttaatatgtatatgtgtgtgtttataaataaaaaatgattatgcacagtacacagtcatatataatgtaaacacaaacttttgttctggatgtgattaatcgtttgaccgGCCTTATAATGATGTGATTTCTTACAGAGGAAACGCAATTGTATATTTTTAGAAGAACTTCACTTTTCCCCATatgcatgtaaataaatgagaaCCAGGCAGTTTGTTTTCCATTTAATACAATGCTACAAAACACTGACATAATAAAATTGGTTTtaccatcatcaccacactgtATGACATGCATATCAGAACActgtaaaacattacaaaacgttatttaaaaaacaacagtatTGTTCTTTGAAACACAAGGTTAACAACTGTTTTTGGCATTAGGCACAAAAAACACTCAAATCATTTGTTAAATAGCACAACAAATAGACTTTATGGTTTATTCtcataaatatgcataaaatattTGACATGAATGATCGGAACCATATGCCACTTTTCATCTCTGAAAATAGATGTTCTGTAAAAGAATATGTCTGTACACTTTTGACTCGACCGATGCTTTCAGGAGTTTAAACATGACATTGTctagaataaatataaaatttgtgCTTTTCTGTGAAATGTTTCAGGGGCGGAATATTGCTTGTGTTGAACTTGGCTTTGGGATTTGTATCGAATCAGTCTAAATGGTTCAAAAATCGGTCTAAAAGAGTCATTCGTGActgaaattgatttttattacatttaaaagtagTCCCTCGTGTAAATTCCCTCGTGTTGGAAGTTGTTCTGCATGTTGAAATGGCAGTGTGTGTTTCTACAGaaaagggaatgtattcatGACGTTTGGCTATAGAGAACATCTCCTGTAAACATTGTTCTGTAGGCAGATACGTTTCACATACTACACAAAGAGTGCCTCCATATGACACGTTAAATACAAGAACAGTGCTTTTCAAACCAAACCTGTACAGAAGAATACAAAAGAACATTCAAACCTTCATGTTTACACTTTGATCTATTGGCTAGAAATAGGccaaccctgttgaaaaaaccaGCATGTGCCGGGTTACGTGTGTTCTGATGTTGGtttgaccagctaaggaccagcacatgaccagagcaaaccagcatcaaaacagaTGGTTTCAACAGGGAAGACATCATCTGCAGATATAAATCACATCTGATGTGATCTGTAGattgaaattaaacatgataaaatgtgtgaaatgcACATTAAAGCTGAGTTTTGGGCAATAATAGAGTTGTTCATGTTTGGCCACAGGTTTTATATAGACGTGTCATAGTGTCATAGGGTCAAAGTGTTGTTATTAACTGCTGAGTATTGAGTTTGGAAAACAGCAAATGTTATTAACATCAGGCGATAAGAAAGACCCATGATACAGTTAATAATCATtccacacaaatacaaaatacacagGATTCATTTCAGGTTAtgacattaaaatgttaaaatatacatCAACTTCATGAACCTACAAACTAGATCAAATAAACTCCACCACCAACTACTAGATATACAATCTTGAGCAAAGGTCTGATATTTCCCTATCAAACGGTTTAGGGTGGCTGGACTAGATCAAAAATTTAAAAGaccatttttagtttttctggaTTTACTAATTAAAGGTGTGTTTAAGTAAagttgtttcattctgtgaattaCTAACAAAATATCTcccatatttcaaataaaaatttagtttctatcaacatttattttcagaaaatataaacaggtgtcaataacagaaaagatgctgtgtattttttcagacctcaaatactgcaaagaaaacatgttcagATTCACTTGTAAGAAACACAACATTCATATTGATTCATGCAtgtaggaaaagttcaaaaaatatttttttatgttataaccTGGATTTTATCTCAGTCGTCATGTGTCttgttgtcagtctttcacattgctgtctGATGACttttttgtcactcctgaggtttgattctcttgaaattcaacagacactggactgaaatggcccCGATACATCTAGacaatttggaatggtctccgaatttttgtttagtttaaaatcAAGGTGATCTATGGGTTTAGCTCAATGCTTAATTGATGTCAAAAGCAGTTATTCATGTCTATATTATCCCATAAACTGAATGAATTAGGAGTAAATGTATTCAGTGTgtcatacaaataaacacatttttatattttataacttaACTTTGAAATTGCTGCATTCTCACTGCAGCCAAAGGGGGCGCTAAAGCACACGCTTGCTAAAACATTTGCGGTCCAAATTTTCCTTCATCAAGTCGTGATGGAGCAACAGTCTGAGGTtaaagttaaaagttaaaatgtCAACATGACATGTGTAGATAACACCTTTAAATAGTAATATTTAACACGAGAGTGCATGCAGGTATGTTCAACACAGGCATCGCAACAGCCAAGCACTCACGTCACTTTGTTTCTGACCTCATTCTGCTGAAAGACAAATCACAAACCATCCGCTCCTGTGTGcgtttcatttgaaaaacaccagcgatcacacaaacacaatcctTCACTAGTTTCGTTCTGTTGGCATcatcgtgtgcagtttgttAGGAATGTACCAGCTGGTGACGTCTCGGTTCGGATGTAAACAACATTCCAgttaaaacacacagacatatttAGGACGAGGAACACGAAATGGATCAAATTCACAGACGCTGAAATCCTTTTGTGCTTCCCAGAGTCGGGGTTTGTCTGGTGAAACTCACATGGGCTTTTGACCGGGTTTCCCTTGAACTTTCTTCTCGTACGAGCCGGCGTGCTTGTATCCGGAGACATAACCGGACGTGTCCGGCATCTCCACCCGGCCGGCCTTACCCTTCCCGCGGCCTGTCTCGTCGAAGCGCTCCTTGTGAGAGCCGGTGAACTTGGTGGTGTCTGTCAGGCGGGACACGGTGGGAGACGCCACGGCTCTCTACcgggaaaaaaaacacagagactgTTCAAACTCACTGtcttccctgttgaaaaaactgCATATGCTAGGTTAGCTATGTTtagatgctggtttgaccagcctgaaccagcacatgaacagcctgaaccagcacatgaccagctaaggaccagctgaaaccagcacatgaccggCTTAAACCGGCacaaccagcatcaaaacataccaaaccagcatatgctgtgtAAGGTATGTTTTAATtctggtttgaccagcttaaaccagctatggaccagcacatgaccagcttaaaccagcacatgaccggTTTAAACCACCACATGACTGGCATAACAGGCATCataacataccaaaccagcatatgctgtgtAAGGTATGTTTTGATTCTGGTTTGACGTtcttaaaccagctatggaccagctTCAACCAGCACacgaccagtttaaaccagaacAAACCAGCATAATAACATACCATACCAACATatgctgtgtttttaaaaaggtttgttttgttcttttgctgaatatttttatgtgtttcagAACTATAACACGAGGTCTGAACGAATCCATTTGTGATTTGTGAAGTTTTCCTCAGTGTAACCGAGagcaaacatttcaaataatggATTTGCACAAAGCAGATTTCTGGCCATATTTCACATAATAAATAAGCGTGTAGATTTCAgacatgtgtgtgaatgtgtttgtgaaacAGGAGGTTACCGTGACTCCAGATATAACAGGCGATTTCCCTTCGATCAGTTTGTGAACCTCGCGTGCGGCGTCCTCGCTGCTTTTCTCTTTAAAGCGTTTGCTGGCCAGTTCTCCCAGCGCGTCTTTAAACTGACTGTATGTGATGGTGCGGCTGGATTTATTCCTACAAAACCGTTCAATCAACAAAACTGTGACATCACAGAGCACATCAagaacattcaaaacaaacacttgggtCTGAGAgcaacacactgaaacacagaaGTGATCCTTAATACAATCATTCACACAAATATCATGATCTTGTTTTCTGAAGCCACACAAAgcttttatttagttttagttttgttgTCACCAGCTCATGAAAACCTCCAGATAATATCTCTTTAACATCTTATTTATTTCTCTAGATATTTCAGCTCAGAAATGGCGCAGAAATCTCATTTATGTCTTATTTTATAGATCTCAGAAAAGATCTCTGAGCTCATGTGTGACAAGACTGCGATTGGTCAAGTATgtatttacacttttattttgacaaaatgaTCACCGTTAGTTTTCACCGAAGAAGGAAATAGCAAGTGTTTATTTGCGGGTGTTGCTTTAAGTTTCCATGGTTACTGTTAAGATGCAGGACCTCTTAAAGTGGTAGTGTAGTGTGCGCTCTTAAAGTGCAGTATGCATTCCGTCAGAATGAGTTTCCAAGGAGAACAGGCCACAATCTAAACACAGCCATGGGCGATAACACAAACATCTCAACGCTGAGAGACTTAAAGTGTTTTACACCAGAACATCCGTCGAACAcactttaaagagacagttcacacAACAATAACCCtccttcagtgaaacacaacagaagatattctgagaaatgtctcagtaattttgtgttcataaaatggaagtcaatggggttcagtgttgtttccttatcaacattcttccaaatatcttcactTTTATGTGAACCATTAGGGACAAATGTTTGAAAATttatatttggttttatttgtctCAGTTGTGTGTTAATGAGATTTTTCTGAGGTTTATATTTgcagatgtttgtgttgtttttgccAACACATTCACGTCTGTTTAATCCCACAGCAGATCTTTTCATTTCCACTTTAAGAAAAGTGCATagtaacaaaaacacaaacaattctTACCGTGGTGATAAAGCACCTAAACAAACCCCTATAAAGCCTGTGGTCTCCCCCGGCAACCAGCCGTCATAGCAACAAGCCTCATAAACACGCCTCTTTAGTTTCCTAATGAATCTGGTGAGCGGTTTTGTTTGGGTAACccttcacacacactctctctctctctctctctctctctctctctctctctatctatcactctctctctctctctctctcaatctctctctccctctctccctctctctctctctctctctctctctctatctctctctctctttgtctttctctctctctctctctctctctctctctctctctctttgtctttctctctctctctctctctctctctctctatctctttgtctttctctctctctctctctctctctctctctctctctccctctctctctctctctctctctctctctccctctctctctctgtctttctctctctctctctctctctctctctatctcctctctctctctctctctctctccctccctctctctctgtctccctccctccctccctccctccctgtctccctccctccctccctccctccctccctcactctctctctctctctctctctctctctctctcactctctctctctctcttgtctttctctctctctctctctttgtctttctctctctctctctctctctctctctctcgttcgataataacagagtgtaaatcaatatatttacaaacattattaaaatgatggcaaCTTGCCCCTCTCCCCTCACCtatcaaaaataaatttacaattttattgaagacaaatgcctttatgattAAGGAGTGTTTTCAGCGAGAGGTGGATTAGGGTTAGGTCTCCAGTTGCAAAGCTGTGACCCTATGCCATTCCGGCttgaagaaaacaacaaaatccctccacacacacacacatacacaaccactgagacatttctcaaattatcttcttttgtgtgtcaCAGATTTACAGTCAtatgagagagaataaatgatgacagaattgggATTTTAGGCTGAAATGTTCTATATTAAGGTCACATTAATAAAAGCCGGCCCGTGTTCACACAGCGATGACTCTATCTGGCCTGAAGTCATCATTGGGTTATTCAGAATGATTGCATGACCGAGGGCTGTGGGGGATGTGCTGACAAAACACaactcaacaaaaacaaatgtttctcctacagtgaataataaaacattagcCTTCAATCATAATCattctgttttacacaaaagacagaaatcAGGTGGCGCGATTGCCTTTGCGATTTGTCTTCCGCGCAAGTAAGAAAAATTCAACTAGAGCTAGAAAATCAACACAGCTTCATGATGAGATGATGGAGATGTTGACGTACTTGACTTTGGAGAAGACGATGTCCACGTCTGTCAGGGTGATGCTCTTTCCATCGATGACGCCGCAGTCTTTACACAG
This region includes:
- the cep72 gene encoding centrosomal protein of 72 kDa; this translates as MRAVALQFKTMAADGFSITEQWIRDRLNLQHICLADVRSLSLPGSYEGKICHVGSALKNFVRLKTLDLSHNALITVKGIEHLELLENLNLYYNRLESLQDVFSLHKLQNLRDLDLRLNPVVRRHPHYRLYFIHTITKLRKLDDCPVRDRERKAALLHFSSENNLDQIHKKQVLTQEANCRSSSELRIKAVERMMKTISLHEGNEETALNEVYKHQTLSPEISQGPRVHAQQGAQRVTFTSQVAERCDAVKTRCTVRGESVFTPHPSDTRSDHHEEEHESLKMRNQTENSPNPVLNPPRLTYRTQLHPPAASERKPRRGAYRKPMELLLGVMEEHWSGKKENHHEQTFLMNTVQILTMMENDVADGEQEIQTLKEMLKTLNSEAELQKEQRREEIETLKLQLQQAQESIESVNGQLKTLLEENVALQKQLIRSEEKLLTSRLKKRTDVKDRGESCESEDLNRRRAKEHQIRSQENYKSMIARNECLLQQLEEALMC
- the LOC130433077 gene encoding tubulin polymerization-promoting protein; this translates as MEEFKVQTAKHPVPNSSPMRSHSEQTREHAAKRLSTTSNGTSDGGAGSKTPVEITALEESFRRFAIHGDTRAAGKEMNGKNWSKLCKDCGVIDGKSITLTDVDIVFSKVKNKSSRTITYSQFKDALGELASKRFKEKSSEDAAREVHKLIEGKSPVISGVTRAVASPTVSRLTDTTKFTGSHKERFDETGRGKGKAGRVEMPDTSGYVSGYKHAGSYEKKVQGKPGQKPM